The following are encoded together in the Deinococcus multiflagellatus genome:
- a CDS encoding M42 family metallopeptidase — protein MPKPKKKAELPALPAPQATTPELRLDLLLQLSNLPGVPGQEDAVRDFVLQELQGLADEVRVDALGNVIARRAARKSKKGEQVERVMIAAHMDEIGFLVRFVDAQGYLRVQALGGFDPRNLFARNVTVHTRGGPLSGILTPGGKPVHIAGPEERNRVPEVREFFIDLGLGAEDVKAQVRVGDMVTLDQTARRVGNLVCGKAMDDRASVFLLLETLRALKDTAPKHEVIAVFSTQEEVGLRGAVTAAYGVQPTVGIGLDVTLAVDTPGAAPEDAVTRLGEGIGIKVFDSTMISHRALVDEFWDLAQAGGIPAQLEVLPLGGTDGAAIQRSREGVPSLTLSLPTRYIHTVVEAVQVDDLRAGLNLLLAYLR, from the coding sequence GTGCCGAAACCCAAGAAGAAGGCTGAACTGCCCGCCCTTCCCGCCCCCCAGGCCACCACGCCGGAGCTGCGGCTGGACCTGCTGCTGCAGTTGTCCAACCTGCCGGGCGTGCCCGGGCAGGAAGACGCCGTGCGCGATTTTGTGCTGCAAGAATTGCAGGGCCTCGCCGACGAGGTGCGGGTGGACGCCCTGGGCAACGTGATTGCCCGCCGCGCCGCCCGCAAGAGCAAGAAAGGCGAGCAAGTCGAGCGCGTGATGATCGCCGCCCACATGGACGAGATTGGCTTTCTGGTGCGCTTTGTTGATGCCCAGGGCTACCTGCGCGTGCAGGCGCTGGGCGGCTTTGATCCCCGCAATCTGTTCGCCCGCAACGTCACGGTGCACACCCGGGGCGGGCCCCTGAGCGGCATCCTGACCCCCGGCGGCAAGCCCGTGCACATCGCCGGCCCCGAGGAGCGTAACCGGGTCCCCGAGGTCCGCGAGTTCTTTATTGACCTGGGCCTGGGCGCCGAGGACGTCAAGGCCCAGGTGCGGGTGGGCGACATGGTCACCCTGGACCAGACGGCCCGGCGCGTGGGCAATCTGGTGTGCGGCAAGGCGATGGATGACCGCGCCAGTGTGTTCCTGCTGCTCGAAACCCTGCGGGCTCTGAAAGACACCGCGCCGAAACACGAGGTCATCGCGGTGTTCAGCACCCAGGAAGAGGTGGGCCTGCGCGGCGCCGTCACAGCGGCCTATGGCGTGCAGCCCACTGTGGGCATCGGCCTGGACGTGACCCTGGCCGTGGACACCCCCGGCGCCGCCCCCGAAGACGCCGTGACCCGCCTGGGCGAGGGCATTGGCATCAAGGTCTTTGACTCCACCATGATCTCGCACCGCGCCCTGGTGGACGAGTTCTGGGATCTGGCGCAGGCGGGCGGCATTCCCGCCCAGCTGGAAGTGCTGCCCCTGGGCGGCACCGACGGCGCGGCCATTCAGCGCAGCAGAGAGGGCGTGCCCAGCCTCACCCTCAGCCTGCCCACGCGGTATATCCATACGGTGGTGGAAGCCGTGCAGGTGGACGACCTGCGCGCGGGCCTGAACCTGCTGCTGGCCTACCTGCGCTAA
- a CDS encoding DUF4126 domain-containing protein — protein sequence MELLSGLLSSLGLSGAAGLNAYIPLLLVGLLDRFGVLNLNAPYDLLSNPWVLLGIGVLGALDFVGDKIPGVDHALHLLGGVVNTAAGAILFAAQTGVADIPPALSLALGVLVAGGVHATRTAARPVATATTAGLGNPVVSGLEDATSLLMSVLAVFVPLLAVLLLAALVVVAYRFWTRWRTRRLI from the coding sequence ATGGAACTGCTCTCGGGGCTGCTGTCCTCGCTGGGCCTGTCGGGGGCGGCGGGCCTGAACGCCTATATTCCGCTGCTGCTGGTGGGGCTGCTGGACCGCTTTGGGGTCCTGAATCTGAATGCGCCCTACGACCTGCTCTCGAACCCCTGGGTGCTGCTGGGCATTGGGGTGCTGGGCGCGCTGGACTTTGTGGGCGACAAGATTCCCGGCGTGGATCACGCGCTGCACCTGCTGGGCGGCGTGGTGAACACGGCGGCGGGCGCCATTCTGTTTGCCGCCCAGACCGGCGTGGCCGACATTCCCCCGGCTCTCAGCCTCGCGCTGGGCGTGCTGGTGGCGGGCGGGGTCCACGCCACCCGCACCGCCGCGCGCCCCGTGGCCACCGCCACCACGGCTGGCCTGGGCAATCCGGTGGTCAGCGGCCTGGAGGACGCCACCAGCCTCCTCATGAGTGTGCTGGCGGTGTTCGTGCCCCTGCTGGCGGTGCTGCTGCTGGCCGCGCTGGTGGTGGTGGCCTACCGCTTCTGGACCCGCTGGCGAACACGCCGCTTGATCTGA
- a CDS encoding DNA topoisomerase IB, which translates to MSRTDLLQEEYLRREGSDPKAFRYFWPDGTPYEDEEGIARIAKLAVPPAYEGVFVSPYPDAELQAFGRDAAGRLQYRYHPDFVQAGALKKWQRLTRFAGALGTLKTVTGADLRAQGLPPRKVAALMTRLLHVARFRVGSDDYARKHKTYGLSTLRQRHVQVQGNTVTFHFKGKHGITQHKATTDRTLAANISRLLELPGPWLFQTVDAGGARRRIRSGELNAYLREVIGPFTAKDFRTWGGTLLAAEFLAEAGVADTERQARRTLVECVKYVASDLGNTPAVTRSSYICPVIFDRYLDGKVLDDYEPRAARGEADLDGLTRSEAALKRLLESEKTLRVPRSRRQPKEAA; encoded by the coding sequence ATGAGCCGCACCGACCTGCTGCAAGAGGAATACCTGCGCCGCGAGGGCAGCGACCCCAAGGCCTTCCGCTACTTCTGGCCCGACGGCACCCCCTACGAGGATGAGGAGGGCATCGCCCGGATCGCCAAGCTGGCGGTGCCGCCGGCCTACGAGGGCGTGTTCGTCTCTCCCTATCCCGACGCGGAGTTGCAGGCGTTTGGCCGCGACGCCGCCGGGCGGCTGCAGTACCGCTACCACCCGGACTTCGTGCAGGCGGGCGCGCTGAAAAAGTGGCAGCGCCTGACCCGCTTTGCCGGCGCCCTGGGCACCCTGAAAACAGTGACGGGCGCCGACCTGCGCGCCCAGGGCCTGCCCCCGCGCAAAGTGGCGGCCCTGATGACCCGGCTGCTGCACGTGGCCCGTTTCCGGGTGGGCAGCGACGACTACGCGCGCAAGCACAAAACTTACGGCCTGAGCACCCTGCGCCAGCGCCACGTGCAGGTGCAGGGCAACACCGTGACCTTCCATTTCAAGGGCAAGCACGGCATCACCCAGCACAAGGCCACCACGGACCGCACGCTGGCGGCCAATATCTCGCGCCTGCTGGAATTGCCTGGGCCCTGGCTGTTTCAGACGGTGGACGCGGGGGGCGCGCGGCGGCGCATCCGCTCCGGCGAACTGAACGCCTACCTGCGCGAAGTCATTGGCCCCTTTACCGCCAAGGATTTCCGCACCTGGGGCGGCACGCTGCTGGCCGCCGAATTCCTGGCCGAAGCCGGGGTGGCCGACACGGAGCGGCAGGCCCGCAGGACGCTGGTGGAGTGCGTGAAATACGTGGCCAGCGACCTGGGCAACACGCCCGCTGTGACGCGCAGCAGCTACATCTGCCCCGTGATTTTTGACCGTTACCTGGACGGCAAGGTGCTGGACGACTACGAGCCCCGCGCGGCCCGGGGCGAAGCCGACCTGGACGGCCTGACCCGCAGCGAGGCCGCGCTGAAGCGCCTGCTGGAAAGCGAAAAGACGCTGCGGGTGCCCCGCTCACGCCGCCAGCCGAAAGAGGCTGCGTGA
- a CDS encoding alpha-hydroxy acid oxidase: MTHADAPLSLDTAINLADLETLGRAALDQNALEYYASGANDEHTLRENRAAYARLQLRPRVLVDVETVDPSTQVLGLPLRSPIGIAPSAFHGLAHAEAERATARAAAHAQSVMTLSTFSNTPIEEVGQAAGGRLWFQLYLCRDRALSQGMIQRAEASGARALVFTVDAPYLGRREANERHRFALPPHLHAPNVGPREWLAGVETDTGSQLANYFAHLVDKTFTWNDLDWLRAQTRLPIVLKGILTAEDAALAADHGAHVWVSNHGGRQLDTAVSSLDALPEIVDAVAGRTEVYLDGGVTRGTDVLKAVALGARAVFLGRAALWGLAAGGEAGVARTLDLLHEEFRLALALCGKPNVAALGPDAVRAVGPWGP; this comes from the coding sequence ATGACCCACGCCGACGCACCCCTCAGCCTGGACACCGCGATCAATCTGGCCGACCTGGAGACCCTGGGGCGCGCGGCGCTGGACCAGAATGCGCTGGAATACTACGCCAGCGGCGCCAACGACGAGCACACCCTGCGCGAGAACCGCGCGGCCTACGCCCGCCTGCAGCTGCGCCCGCGCGTGCTGGTGGATGTGGAAACGGTGGACCCCTCCACCCAGGTGCTGGGGTTGCCGCTGCGCAGCCCCATTGGCATTGCCCCCAGCGCCTTTCACGGGCTGGCCCACGCCGAGGCCGAACGTGCAACGGCCCGCGCCGCTGCCCACGCGCAGAGCGTGATGACCCTGAGCACCTTTTCCAACACGCCCATAGAAGAGGTGGGGCAGGCAGCGGGCGGGCGGCTGTGGTTTCAGCTGTACCTGTGCCGCGACCGGGCGCTGAGCCAGGGCATGATCCAGCGGGCCGAGGCCAGCGGCGCGCGGGCGCTGGTCTTTACGGTGGACGCGCCGTACTTGGGCCGCCGCGAGGCCAATGAGCGCCACCGCTTTGCCCTGCCGCCCCACCTGCACGCGCCCAACGTGGGCCCCCGCGAATGGCTGGCCGGGGTGGAAACCGACACCGGGTCGCAACTGGCGAACTATTTTGCCCATCTGGTGGACAAGACCTTTACCTGGAACGACCTGGACTGGCTGCGCGCCCAGACCCGGCTGCCCATTGTCCTGAAAGGCATTCTGACCGCTGAAGACGCCGCGCTGGCCGCCGACCACGGCGCGCACGTCTGGGTCAGCAACCACGGGGGGCGCCAGCTGGACACCGCCGTCAGCAGCCTGGACGCCCTGCCCGAAATTGTGGACGCGGTGGCCGGGCGCACCGAGGTCTACCTGGACGGCGGCGTGACCCGGGGCACCGATGTGCTGAAAGCCGTGGCCCTGGGCGCCCGCGCCGTATTTCTGGGCCGGGCAGCGCTGTGGGGGCTGGCCGCCGGGGGCGAGGCCGGCGTGGCCCGCACCCTGGACCTGCTGCACGAAGAATTCCGGCTGGCCCTGGCCCTGTGTGGCAAGCCCAACGTGGCCGCCCTGGGCCCAGACGCGGTGCGCGCCGTGGGCCCCTGGGGGCCTTGA
- a CDS encoding DoxX family protein: MTHRGWPRAFARTLLGLALIGAGTSHLTTLRQDFQAQVPAWLPLDKDFVVLASGVVEIGLGAALLALPRQRVTVGWVVAAFFVAIFPGNISQYLTRTDAFGLNTDQARLTRLFFQPLLVLWALWSTGAWPGPRAGGR, translated from the coding sequence GTGACGCACAGGGGCTGGCCGCGCGCCTTCGCCCGCACGCTGCTGGGGCTGGCGCTGATCGGCGCGGGCACCAGTCACCTCACCACCCTGCGCCAGGACTTTCAGGCCCAGGTGCCGGCCTGGCTCCCACTGGATAAGGACTTCGTGGTGCTGGCGTCCGGCGTGGTGGAAATCGGGCTGGGCGCCGCTCTGCTGGCCCTGCCCCGCCAGCGGGTCACGGTGGGGTGGGTGGTGGCGGCCTTCTTCGTGGCTATTTTCCCCGGCAACATCTCGCAGTACCTCACCCGCACCGATGCGTTCGGGCTGAACACGGATCAGGCGCGGCTGACCCGCCTGTTCTTTCAGCCGCTGCTGGTGCTGTGGGCCCTGTGGTCCACCGGCGCATGGCCAGGGCCGCGCGCCGGGGGGCGCTGA
- the ung gene encoding uracil-DNA glycosylase, with translation MFGPVQLVWFKKDLRVRDHAPLSQAAARGPVLPVYIYEPEQLHHAEFDGHHLQYLNGCLAELDLRLRALGTPLVVRVGEAVAVLDELREAHGVGAVWAHEETGNGVSFARDRRVRAWARARGLPLHELPQNGVVRRLKNRDGWAATWEERLGAPQVPVPPTLRGTDAEPGGLRDHADLRVPPSAKAIPPAGQAYAHETLQSFLTVRGVNYMREMSSPLSAETSCSRLSAPLAYGTISLREVLQATRQRLADVKGDPGADPRWVRSLRSYESRLHWHCHFMQRLESEPDMEFRNLNRALDGLRENDWNEEHFERWCAGQTGFPLVDACMRMLRATGWLNFRMRAMLVSFATQHLWLHWRRPGLFLARQWLDNEPGIHWSQMQMQGSTVGINRVRIYSPTRQAREQDPQGEFIRRWVPELADVPGDFLHAPWEWTGATRLAYPPPIVDEHAAGRRARARIYAARTSPAFEVEARRIYDRHGSRKKAVVRAERKAQGLPEKRPGKTRQTAQQRSHPMSDQPDLFGLKPTPDTPKAILPAGLPESWQQALGAEFAAPYFHELKDFLVQERREHNIFPPAPDVFNALRFTPLENVKVLILGQDPYHRPGQAHGLSFSVRPGVTIPPSLRNIYKELKEDIPGFTPPRHGYLKHWADQGILLLNAVLTVREGQANSHANKGWEHFTDAVIRAVNAREERVVFVLWGAYARKKKKLITGPQHVVIESAHPSPLSEAKFFGSRPFSQVNAALEEAGRGAIDWHLPQKAEE, from the coding sequence GTGTTTGGGCCGGTGCAACTGGTGTGGTTCAAAAAAGACCTGCGCGTGCGCGACCACGCCCCGCTGTCCCAAGCGGCGGCGCGCGGCCCGGTGCTGCCCGTGTACATCTACGAGCCCGAGCAGTTGCACCACGCGGAATTTGACGGCCACCACCTGCAGTACCTGAATGGCTGTCTGGCCGAACTGGACCTGCGCCTGCGCGCCCTGGGCACGCCGCTGGTGGTGCGGGTGGGCGAGGCCGTGGCGGTGCTGGACGAACTGCGCGAGGCCCACGGCGTGGGGGCGGTGTGGGCCCACGAGGAAACCGGCAACGGCGTGAGCTTTGCCCGTGACCGCCGCGTGCGCGCCTGGGCGCGGGCCCGGGGGCTGCCCCTGCACGAACTGCCGCAGAACGGCGTGGTGCGGCGCCTGAAAAACCGCGACGGCTGGGCCGCCACCTGGGAAGAGCGCCTGGGCGCCCCGCAGGTGCCCGTGCCCCCGACCCTGCGCGGCACCGACGCCGAGCCGGGCGGCCTGCGCGACCACGCCGACCTGCGGGTGCCCCCCAGCGCCAAGGCCATTCCCCCGGCCGGGCAGGCCTATGCCCACGAGACCCTGCAGTCCTTCCTGACGGTGCGCGGCGTGAACTACATGCGCGAGATGAGCAGCCCCCTGAGCGCCGAGACCAGCTGCTCGCGCCTCAGTGCGCCGCTGGCCTACGGCACGATTTCGCTGCGCGAGGTGCTGCAGGCCACCCGGCAGCGGCTGGCGGACGTGAAGGGCGACCCCGGGGCTGACCCGCGCTGGGTGCGCTCGCTGCGGTCGTACGAGTCGCGACTGCACTGGCACTGCCATTTCATGCAGCGGCTGGAATCCGAGCCGGACATGGAGTTTCGCAACCTCAACCGCGCGCTGGACGGCCTGCGCGAGAACGACTGGAACGAGGAGCATTTTGAACGCTGGTGCGCGGGCCAGACCGGCTTTCCGCTGGTGGACGCCTGCATGCGGATGCTGCGCGCCACCGGCTGGCTGAACTTTCGCATGCGGGCCATGCTGGTGTCGTTCGCCACGCAACACCTGTGGTTGCACTGGCGCCGCCCCGGGTTGTTCCTGGCCCGGCAGTGGCTGGACAACGAACCCGGCATCCACTGGTCGCAGATGCAGATGCAGGGCAGCACCGTGGGGATTAACCGCGTGCGCATCTACTCGCCCACCCGGCAGGCGCGCGAGCAGGACCCACAGGGCGAATTCATCCGCCGCTGGGTGCCGGAACTGGCGGACGTGCCCGGTGACTTTCTGCACGCGCCCTGGGAGTGGACCGGGGCCACGCGCCTGGCCTACCCGCCGCCCATCGTGGATGAGCACGCAGCCGGACGCCGCGCGCGGGCGCGGATTTACGCCGCGCGCACCTCGCCCGCCTTTGAGGTGGAAGCCCGGCGCATCTACGACCGCCACGGCAGCCGCAAAAAGGCGGTGGTCCGAGCCGAAAGAAAAGCGCAGGGCCTGCCCGAAAAACGCCCCGGCAAAACGCGGCAGACTGCGCAGCAAAGGAGTCACCCCATGTCCGACCAACCTGACCTCTTTGGCCTGAAGCCCACGCCCGACACCCCCAAAGCCATCCTGCCGGCGGGGCTCCCCGAATCCTGGCAGCAGGCGCTGGGCGCCGAGTTTGCCGCGCCGTACTTTCATGAATTGAAAGACTTTCTGGTGCAGGAGCGCCGCGAGCACAACATCTTTCCCCCCGCCCCCGATGTCTTTAACGCCCTGCGCTTCACCCCGCTGGAAAACGTGAAGGTGCTGATTCTGGGCCAGGACCCCTACCACCGCCCCGGGCAGGCGCACGGCCTGAGTTTCTCGGTGCGCCCCGGGGTGACCATTCCGCCGTCCCTGCGCAACATCTACAAGGAACTCAAAGAGGACATCCCCGGCTTTACCCCGCCGCGCCACGGCTACCTGAAGCACTGGGCCGACCAGGGCATTCTGCTGCTGAACGCGGTGCTGACCGTGCGCGAGGGGCAGGCCAACAGCCACGCCAACAAGGGCTGGGAGCACTTCACCGACGCCGTGATCAGGGCCGTGAACGCCAGGGAGGAGCGGGTGGTGTTCGTGCTGTGGGGCGCCTACGCCCGCAAGAAAAAGAAGCTGATCACGGGCCCGCAGCATGTGGTGATTGAGTCCGCCCACCCCAGCCCCCTCAGCGAGGCCAAGTTCTTCGGTTCGCGGCCCTTTTCGCAGGTGAACGCGGCCCTGGAAGAGGCCGGGCGCGGCGCCATTGACTGGCACCTGCCCCAGAAGGCCGAAGAATGA
- the pth gene encoding aminoacyl-tRNA hydrolase: MKLVVGLGNPGAGYAQTRHNVGWLVVDELARRAGATWRKEGKDAEVAEVRLGPAPGEKVLLVKPQTFMNASGKAVVPLLSFYKLDPAALLVVQDDLDSPFGLLKFRMGGRHGGQNGVRDIIRLLGHDGFPRLKIGINRPPSGWAVSDWVLSKWQAEEAATVAELVRLGANAVEVWAVAGLSEAQGQFNGTDLRPKPPAPPAAAPEPTGPAHTEGRAETQEEG, encoded by the coding sequence TTGAAGCTGGTGGTGGGCCTGGGCAACCCAGGCGCCGGGTACGCCCAGACCCGGCACAACGTGGGCTGGCTGGTGGTGGACGAACTGGCGCGCCGCGCCGGGGCGACATGGCGCAAAGAAGGCAAGGACGCCGAGGTGGCCGAGGTCCGGCTGGGCCCGGCCCCCGGTGAAAAGGTGCTGCTGGTCAAGCCGCAGACCTTCATGAACGCCTCGGGCAAGGCGGTGGTGCCGCTGCTGTCGTTCTACAAGCTGGACCCGGCCGCGCTGCTGGTGGTGCAGGACGACCTCGACAGCCCCTTTGGCCTGCTGAAATTCCGCATGGGCGGGCGCCACGGCGGCCAGAACGGGGTGCGCGACATCATCCGCCTGCTGGGCCACGACGGCTTTCCCCGCCTGAAAATCGGGATCAACCGTCCGCCGAGTGGCTGGGCAGTGAGCGACTGGGTGCTCAGCAAATGGCAGGCCGAGGAAGCAGCGACCGTGGCCGAACTGGTGCGCCTGGGGGCCAACGCGGTGGAGGTGTGGGCCGTGGCCGGGCTGTCCGAAGCACAGGGACAGTTCAACGGCACCGACCTGCGCCCGAAGCCGCCTGCCCCCCCAGCGGCGGCCCCAGAGCCGACAGGGCCGGCGCATACTGAGGGCCGTGCCGAAACCCAAGAAGAAGGCTGA
- a CDS encoding DUF427 domain-containing protein: protein MPPRPLPAGPGQESVWAYPRPPRLERTLRRLQVWLGGMLVADTTQGFRVLETSHPPTYYLPRAAFVAGVLSPAPGRSVCEWKGEASYWTLSMGGRCEVAAGWSYERPTPAFAPLAGAVAVYAGRMDECRVDGVRVTPQPGGFYGGWITPDVVGPFKGEPGTWGW from the coding sequence ATGCCGCCGCGCCCCCTTCCCGCTGGCCCTGGTCAGGAAAGCGTCTGGGCCTATCCGCGCCCGCCCCGGCTGGAACGCACGCTGCGCCGCCTGCAGGTGTGGCTGGGCGGCATGCTAGTGGCCGACACCACCCAGGGCTTTCGCGTGCTGGAAACCAGCCACCCGCCCACCTATTACCTGCCGCGCGCGGCTTTTGTGGCCGGGGTGCTCTCGCCCGCGCCGGGCCGCAGCGTGTGCGAATGGAAGGGCGAGGCCTCGTACTGGACCCTGAGCATGGGAGGCCGCTGTGAAGTCGCTGCGGGATGGAGTTACGAGCGCCCCACGCCCGCTTTTGCGCCGCTGGCCGGGGCCGTGGCGGTGTACGCGGGGCGCATGGACGAGTGCCGGGTGGACGGCGTGCGCGTGACCCCACAGCCCGGCGGCTTTTACGGCGGCTGGATCACGCCCGATGTGGTGGGGCCCTTCAAGGGCGAACCGGGCACTTGGGGCTGGTAG
- a CDS encoding serine hydrolase: MRLPFLLPALLGLTLWAPGPASAQSAPLPRMGWHEQYQRLVYDLPGRAGWTIQRQPGEVRVRLSGAALPASTFTFEVPGDTVQAVVAPQTVTLTSLQGKALRLNVTQLAPAPGAAGRRLVLDLYPADTWTEYEPPQAGPCALGQGGQSVPYVPPAFATGQVGFYMAQLDPKTLAPIRVVSHQPDALFPLASTFKQLTLWAALRDVDAGRLNLNTRLAVTTSNRSIEFYRPGNRTLLDLATQMVVSSENTASDIVQLAVGPERLQAAARGFGTCATRVQVTTKAMWGAQAGLIPEVYGPDTLSWAQTLLTLPEAAQAEAAAQAVQASLRLSPERVQSDLEAYFRSPAYSPQLDVALHNRSTPREWASLVARLHLRGGLSAQSANLFRRLLAQSCCAPGA, from the coding sequence GTGCGCCTGCCTTTTCTTCTGCCTGCGCTGCTGGGGCTGACCCTCTGGGCCCCAGGGCCCGCCAGCGCCCAGAGCGCACCGCTGCCCCGCATGGGCTGGCACGAGCAGTACCAGCGCCTGGTGTACGACCTGCCCGGCCGCGCGGGCTGGACCATCCAGCGCCAGCCCGGCGAGGTGCGGGTGCGGCTGAGTGGCGCGGCATTGCCCGCCAGCACCTTCACCTTTGAGGTGCCCGGCGACACCGTGCAGGCCGTGGTGGCCCCCCAGACCGTCACCCTGACCAGCCTGCAGGGCAAGGCGCTGCGCCTGAACGTGACCCAGCTGGCCCCGGCGCCGGGCGCGGCGGGGCGGCGGCTGGTGCTGGACCTGTACCCCGCCGACACCTGGACCGAGTACGAGCCGCCGCAGGCCGGGCCGTGTGCGCTGGGCCAGGGCGGCCAGAGCGTGCCCTACGTGCCCCCGGCCTTTGCCACCGGGCAGGTGGGCTTTTACATGGCGCAGCTGGACCCCAAGACGCTGGCGCCCATCCGGGTGGTTTCTCACCAGCCGGACGCCCTGTTTCCGCTGGCCAGCACCTTCAAGCAGCTGACCCTGTGGGCCGCGCTGCGCGATGTGGACGCCGGGCGCCTGAACCTGAACACCCGCTTGGCGGTCACGACCAGCAACCGCTCCATTGAGTTCTACCGCCCCGGAAACCGCACCCTGCTGGACCTCGCCACCCAGATGGTGGTCAGCAGCGAGAACACGGCTTCGGACATCGTGCAGCTGGCGGTGGGCCCGGAGCGGCTGCAGGCGGCGGCGCGCGGGTTTGGCACCTGCGCCACGCGCGTGCAGGTGACCACCAAGGCCATGTGGGGCGCCCAGGCGGGCCTGATCCCCGAGGTCTACGGCCCCGACACCCTGTCCTGGGCCCAGACGCTGCTGACCCTGCCTGAAGCCGCGCAGGCGGAGGCCGCCGCCCAGGCCGTGCAGGCCAGCCTGCGCCTGAGCCCGGAGCGGGTGCAGAGTGATCTGGAAGCCTATTTTCGCAGCCCGGCCTACAGCCCGCAGCTGGACGTGGCCCTGCACAACCGCAGCACCCCGCGCGAGTGGGCCTCGCTGGTGGCGCGGCTGCACCTGCGCGGCGGCCTCAGTGCCCAGAGTGCCAATCTGTTTCGCCGCCTGCTGGCCCAGAGTTGCTGCGCGCCGGGGGCGTGA
- a CDS encoding Crp/Fnr family transcriptional regulator gives MPDALSLLRRTPPFSGAAPGTLAALAGQAAPLTLARGQPLFRVGDPVDTLFIVADGSVRVYVVGAGGRELTLRLDGAHQPVELAAALGGQGQTAHAQALTPTTLLTLPALALTREVTRDPALAASALRHLARRAADSQRRLEALVLSGVGERLCAYLLACALPHPLPTNSELAALLGTVPEIVSRKLGELYRLGLIQWQGRTVTGVDRAGLAERV, from the coding sequence GTGCCCGACGCCCTGAGCCTGCTGCGCCGCACCCCGCCGTTTTCGGGGGCGGCCCCAGGCACCCTGGCCGCGCTGGCGGGGCAGGCCGCGCCGCTGACCCTGGCCCGGGGCCAGCCCCTGTTTCGTGTGGGCGATCCCGTGGACACCCTCTTCATCGTGGCCGACGGCAGCGTGCGGGTGTACGTGGTGGGCGCGGGCGGGCGCGAACTCACCCTGCGGCTGGACGGCGCGCACCAGCCGGTGGAACTGGCGGCGGCGCTGGGCGGCCAGGGGCAGACCGCGCACGCACAGGCACTGACGCCCACCACCCTGCTGACCCTGCCCGCCCTGGCCCTGACGCGTGAGGTGACCCGTGACCCGGCGCTGGCGGCCTCGGCCCTTCGTCACCTGGCCCGGCGCGCGGCGGACAGCCAGCGCCGCCTGGAAGCGCTGGTGCTGAGCGGGGTGGGCGAGCGTCTGTGCGCCTACCTGCTGGCCTGCGCCCTGCCCCACCCGCTGCCCACCAACAGCGAACTGGCCGCGCTGCTGGGCACCGTGCCGGAGATCGTCAGCCGCAAGCTGGGCGAGCTGTACCGCCTGGGGCTGATCCAGTGGCAGGGGCGCACCGTGACTGGGGTGGACCGGGCCGGGCTGGCCGAGCGCGTTTAA
- a CDS encoding indolepyruvate ferredoxin oxidoreductase subunit alpha: protein MSYVITSLCAGVRDGACVQVCPVACIHDAGEQFVIDPDECVHCGACAVACPVGAIFFASDLPEAHRDAAEFNRAFFR, encoded by the coding sequence ATGAGCTATGTCATTACGTCCCTTTGTGCCGGGGTTCGCGACGGGGCCTGCGTCCAGGTGTGCCCGGTGGCCTGCATTCACGACGCTGGCGAGCAGTTCGTAATTGACCCGGACGAATGCGTGCACTGCGGGGCCTGCGCGGTCGCGTGCCCTGTCGGCGCCATCTTCTTCGCCTCGGACCTGCCCGAAGCCCACCGGGACGCCGCCGAATTCAACCGCGCCTTTTTCCGCTGA
- a CDS encoding nucleotidyltransferase domain-containing protein, whose product MLHPALPEVLSVLSGLRVWLIGGQAIELLCGVPLRDHDDLDLLVAEGDGPAALARLAGLGFVPVHGSLAGGNLFVRRGEVLVDLVPIRPEVKPPQTVGELAGLAWPAGFLDPHVVWLGEQAVLTLTPAMHRAMKTIVAAHYGGDLRPKDRVDLAALATLAP is encoded by the coding sequence GTGCTGCATCCGGCCCTCCCCGAAGTCCTGAGCGTCCTCTCTGGCCTGCGCGTCTGGCTGATTGGCGGTCAGGCCATTGAACTGCTGTGCGGGGTCCCCCTGCGCGATCACGACGATCTTGACCTGCTGGTGGCCGAGGGCGACGGCCCAGCGGCCCTGGCGCGCCTGGCGGGCCTCGGGTTTGTCCCGGTTCACGGCTCGCTGGCCGGGGGCAATCTCTTCGTGCGCCGTGGCGAGGTGTTGGTGGACCTTGTGCCCATTCGCCCAGAGGTGAAGCCGCCGCAGACCGTGGGCGAACTGGCCGGGCTGGCGTGGCCGGCAGGTTTCCTCGACCCCCATGTAGTTTGGCTGGGCGAGCAGGCTGTCCTGACCCTGACGCCCGCCATGCACCGCGCCATGAAAACCATTGTGGCGGCCCATTATGGGGGCGACCTGCGACCCAAGGACCGGGTGGACCTCGCCGCCCTTGCTACCCTGGCCCCATGA